One genomic segment of Thalassospiraceae bacterium LMO-SO8 includes these proteins:
- a CDS encoding SPASM domain-containing protein, with amino-acid sequence MMAYRLTMQGDTTLHLLYDPATSTLTREDSGERIVHPAFTTGEPVSWSVPQRVSPDNPGRKANIRTLKIQMGFKCNYACAYCNQASWNTFLGGAVEDAKLFLRTLDSWFVAGGAAKDGGRDLRIEFWGGEPFVYWAKLKILGEELRRRYPKARFNVITNGSLLDDEKADWLIAQKVGVQISHDGPAQKYRNPEDILDDPEKCRLIRRLMTAAGQLGDTDGPSGNGPAFGLGFGTVLTRWNYSLAAVRRHIEDKLAVPPGSISSNTEEILLPYDDDALACTPQGEADHRAALHTLFAEAANGLTVPGCNSVRGKIEDFLDSLGKKRPLAALGQKCGMDREDTIAVNLMGEVTTCHNVSADDPHHNLGNVRDLAAVRLDTAHHHQTRDECRNCPVVQLCKGSCMFLEGKYWQAACDISFTYNTAMMAAALHYLTGMTLTRIEAPAGGIIRRPGITSAEIIRLAPSDRAQAVHA; translated from the coding sequence ATGATGGCCTATCGATTGACCATGCAGGGCGACACCACGCTCCACCTGCTCTACGACCCTGCAACCTCGACCCTGACCCGGGAAGACAGCGGCGAGCGGATCGTTCATCCGGCCTTCACGACCGGTGAGCCCGTTTCCTGGTCCGTGCCGCAGCGCGTATCGCCGGACAACCCCGGGCGCAAGGCCAATATCCGCACCCTGAAAATCCAGATGGGGTTCAAATGCAATTACGCCTGCGCCTATTGCAACCAGGCGAGCTGGAACACCTTTCTCGGCGGTGCGGTGGAGGACGCGAAGCTGTTTCTTCGCACCCTGGACAGCTGGTTCGTGGCCGGCGGCGCGGCCAAGGACGGCGGCCGCGATCTGCGCATCGAGTTCTGGGGCGGCGAGCCTTTCGTCTACTGGGCCAAGCTGAAGATTCTCGGCGAGGAACTGCGGCGGCGCTATCCCAAGGCGCGGTTTAACGTGATCACCAACGGCTCGCTGCTCGACGATGAAAAAGCCGATTGGCTGATCGCCCAGAAGGTGGGCGTGCAGATCAGCCACGACGGCCCGGCCCAGAAGTACCGCAACCCGGAAGACATTCTGGACGATCCGGAAAAATGCCGACTGATCCGCCGGTTGATGACGGCGGCGGGCCAACTAGGCGACACGGACGGACCTTCCGGCAATGGACCGGCCTTCGGTCTGGGGTTCGGCACGGTGCTGACGCGGTGGAATTATTCCCTCGCCGCCGTGCGCCGCCATATCGAGGACAAGCTGGCCGTGCCGCCGGGGTCGATTTCTTCCAACACGGAAGAAATCCTGCTGCCCTATGACGACGACGCCCTGGCCTGCACGCCGCAGGGCGAGGCAGACCACCGGGCGGCCCTGCACACCCTGTTCGCCGAGGCCGCCAACGGCCTGACCGTGCCCGGCTGCAATTCCGTGCGCGGCAAGATCGAGGACTTCCTAGACTCGCTCGGCAAGAAGCGGCCGCTCGCCGCCCTCGGCCAGAAATGCGGCATGGACCGCGAGGATACCATCGCCGTCAACCTGATGGGCGAGGTCACGACCTGCCACAACGTGTCCGCCGATGATCCCCATCACAACCTGGGCAATGTCCGCGACCTGGCTGCCGTGCGCCTGGACACGGCGCATCACCACCAGACCCGCGACGAGTGCCGGAACTGCCCCGTCGTGCAGTTGTGCAAGGGGTCCTGCATGTTCCTGGAAGGAAAGTACTGGCAGGCCGCCTGCGACATCAGCTTCACCTACAACACGGCGATGATGGCCGCGGCCCTGCATTACCTGACCGGCATGACCCTGACCCGGATCGAGGCCCCAGCCGGCGGCATCATCCGCCGGCCGGGCATCACCTCGGCGGAGATCATCCGCCTGGCGCCTTCGGACCGGGCGCAGGCGGTCCATGCGTGA
- a CDS encoding CDP-alcohol phosphatidyltransferase family protein has product MTRDWLLNWDRDTALAVAPRLAWLHPNWITTASLVLALVGLGFIAQGADWTSAMTGAVLIFASRWIDWIDGHVARATGRATNLGGLYDIAVGYVTMVLVMVAIGLRQGDTALAWTGAGAAVLLRLALMGVGWGLARRQRLDIVPWNPQKLLTPRQRPAMRRVKWTLDVCRNDYWIVLFAVAGGAGLQAWAWAYTGVVAVLILWLAAATLRYLRRVSPAAPKHDDDHSPSEAGTC; this is encoded by the coding sequence ATGACCCGCGACTGGTTGCTCAACTGGGATCGTGACACAGCCCTGGCCGTCGCCCCGCGGCTGGCTTGGCTGCATCCCAACTGGATCACCACGGCAAGCCTGGTTCTGGCGCTCGTCGGCCTGGGGTTCATCGCACAGGGCGCGGACTGGACCTCCGCCATGACCGGCGCGGTCTTGATCTTCGCGTCGCGTTGGATCGACTGGATCGACGGCCATGTGGCCCGGGCGACCGGCCGCGCGACCAATCTGGGCGGTCTTTACGACATCGCCGTCGGCTATGTGACCATGGTCCTCGTCATGGTCGCCATCGGCCTGCGTCAGGGCGACACGGCGCTGGCCTGGACCGGCGCCGGCGCCGCGGTCCTGCTGCGCCTGGCGCTGATGGGTGTCGGCTGGGGCCTGGCAAGGCGCCAGCGCCTGGACATCGTTCCCTGGAATCCACAGAAGCTCTTGACCCCGCGCCAGCGGCCCGCCATGCGCCGGGTGAAATGGACGCTCGACGTCTGCCGCAACGACTATTGGATCGTGCTGTTCGCAGTCGCCGGCGGGGCTGGGCTTCAGGCCTGGGCTTGGGCCTACACGGGTGTCGTCGCCGTGCTGATCCTCTGGCTTGCGGCCGCCACCCTGCGCTACCTCCGGCGGGTCAGCCCCGCCGCCCCGAAACACGACGACGACCATTCTCCGAGCGAGGCAGGCACATGCTGA
- a CDS encoding 3TM-type holin, which translates to MLSALIAPVIGGLFNVIDQAVEDKDEAARIKARLQEMVLTGQMKEIEAAAQIIVAEAQGDSWLQRNWRPLLMCLFGVIVANNYIIHPWFGVPMLPLPPDMWELLKIGVGGYVVGRSVEKGIRVWRDQP; encoded by the coding sequence ATGCTGAGCGCATTGATCGCGCCCGTGATCGGCGGGCTGTTCAACGTCATCGACCAGGCGGTCGAGGACAAGGACGAAGCCGCCCGCATCAAGGCGCGGTTGCAGGAAATGGTGCTGACCGGCCAGATGAAGGAGATCGAGGCGGCGGCCCAGATCATCGTCGCCGAAGCCCAAGGCGACAGCTGGTTGCAGCGCAACTGGCGGCCCCTTCTGATGTGCCTGTTCGGCGTCATCGTCGCCAACAACTACATCATTCACCCCTGGTTCGGCGTGCCCATGCTGCCTCTGCCGCCGGACATGTGGGAGCTTCTAAAGATCGGCGTCGGCGGCTACGTCGTCGGCCGGTCCGTGGAAAAGGGAATCCGCGTATGGCGGGACCAGCCGTAA
- a CDS encoding cell wall hydrolase: MSRSPDHAQAAQRAADILARTLYGEARGESVRGKEAVAAVVMNRVRRARAAGGTYWWGGTVEDVCRRPWQFSCWNAGDPNRAKIDAVDADNRVFQTCQRIARRALAGTLADPTDGATHYHAKAANPPWARGKAPSAEIGSHLFYSDIE; encoded by the coding sequence ATGAGCCGTTCCCCAGATCACGCGCAGGCGGCCCAGCGCGCCGCCGACATTCTGGCGCGCACCCTCTACGGCGAAGCGCGGGGCGAGTCCGTGCGCGGCAAGGAAGCCGTCGCCGCCGTGGTCATGAACCGGGTGCGCCGGGCGCGGGCCGCCGGCGGAACCTACTGGTGGGGCGGCACGGTCGAGGACGTGTGCCGCCGGCCGTGGCAGTTTTCCTGTTGGAACGCGGGCGATCCCAACCGCGCCAAGATCGACGCCGTGGACGCGGACAATCGGGTCTTCCAGACCTGCCAACGCATCGCGCGGCGCGCCCTTGCGGGCACCCTGGCCGACCCCACCGACGGCGCCACCCATTACCACGCCAAGGCCGCCAATCCGCCCTGGGCCCGAGGCAAGGCGCCGTCCGCCGAGATCGGCAGCCATCTGTTCTATTCCGACATCGAGTGA
- a CDS encoding DUF2927 domain-containing protein: MTPKSKGTPQAARRFQRFARRASLLAILAILAPILWFSGNYAYQVIRTDRESNVLASKDALIESFYLVAHTSDLVDRSHKLPLNKWGADVSVYYHRTLPAWYRQLTERQFAILSKYTGIRFHETKRFDQNVGISVFYAPPGTSAGEMARTFGIDYDRIRLATCYAIHEIGDDGFIAWGHIVFSLPEGERQSESCVVEELVQALGLPADRATYFPTIFSDTRARPVTLPLNDRILLRALYDPAIKTGMTIEQTQDLIPGIIRGLAAGVKARGEQALYQD, translated from the coding sequence ATGACACCAAAAAGCAAAGGTACCCCTCAGGCCGCCCGTCGTTTTCAGCGCTTCGCGCGCCGGGCATCGCTTCTCGCCATCCTCGCCATCCTCGCGCCGATCCTGTGGTTTTCGGGAAACTACGCCTATCAGGTCATTCGGACGGATCGTGAAAGCAACGTCCTGGCGTCGAAAGACGCCCTCATCGAAAGCTTCTATCTGGTCGCCCATACGTCGGATCTTGTCGACCGGTCCCATAAGCTTCCGCTCAACAAGTGGGGAGCGGACGTTTCCGTGTATTACCATCGGACTCTTCCAGCCTGGTACCGGCAGCTGACGGAACGTCAGTTTGCAATCCTGTCGAAGTACACCGGCATTCGGTTCCATGAGACCAAGCGTTTCGACCAGAACGTCGGCATATCGGTGTTCTATGCGCCCCCCGGCACATCAGCAGGCGAGATGGCGCGCACATTCGGCATCGACTACGACCGGATAAGACTGGCGACCTGTTACGCGATTCATGAAATCGGTGACGATGGCTTCATCGCCTGGGGTCATATCGTCTTCAGCCTGCCAGAGGGCGAACGCCAATCGGAATCGTGCGTCGTCGAGGAATTAGTCCAAGCCTTGGGCCTGCCCGCCGACCGGGCGACGTATTTTCCGACGATTTTCTCGGACACCCGCGCGCGGCCGGTCACACTTCCACTGAATGACAGAATCCTCCTGCGCGCCCTCTACGATCCGGCGATCAAGACCGGCATGACGATCGAGCAAACGCAGGACCTGATCCCCGGCATCATCCGCGGACTGGCCGCCGGCGTGAAGGCGCGGGGCGAGCAGGCACTCTACCAGGACTGA
- a CDS encoding DUF2927 domain-containing protein, which produces MAAEGALIESFYLVAHTSDHGDPAFKYPARKWGDMVPVYFHPSMPAWHRRMSEHQIKILSRISGIQFQRTDTQDADHGLSFFYAEDGRSVAQMARDFGVDADRLRLATCFATYEPGADRKIAWGIVVFRRPPEERRTLACIVEETVQVLGLEADRATYFPTVFTNDQARPAALSLNDMILLRTLYDPTIKAGMSLEETRRLVPGIIRRLVTGVKARGEQALYQD; this is translated from the coding sequence TTGGCGGCGGAAGGCGCCCTCATCGAAAGCTTCTATTTGGTTGCCCATACGTCGGACCACGGCGACCCGGCGTTCAAATACCCGGCCCGGAAATGGGGCGACATGGTCCCTGTCTATTTTCATCCATCCATGCCCGCCTGGCACCGGCGGATGAGCGAACATCAGATCAAGATTCTGTCCCGAATTTCCGGCATCCAATTTCAACGAACGGATACCCAGGATGCGGACCACGGCCTTTCATTCTTCTATGCGGAGGACGGCAGGTCCGTGGCGCAGATGGCGCGGGATTTCGGGGTCGACGCGGACCGCTTGCGACTGGCGACCTGCTTCGCCACGTACGAACCCGGTGCGGACCGCAAAATCGCCTGGGGAATCGTCGTGTTCCGCCGTCCGCCGGAAGAGCGGAGAACCCTGGCCTGCATCGTCGAAGAAACGGTTCAGGTCCTCGGCCTCGAGGCCGACCGGGCGACCTACTTTCCCACGGTCTTCACCAACGATCAGGCGCGCCCCGCGGCATTGTCCCTGAACGACATGATCCTGCTGCGCACGCTCTACGATCCCACCATTAAGGCCGGGATGTCGCTTGAGGAAACCCGGCGGCTTGTCCCCGGCATCATCCGCCGCTTGGTGACCGGCGTGAAGGCCCGGGGCGAACAGGCCCTCTATCAGGACTGA
- a CDS encoding SDR family oxidoreductase, with amino-acid sequence MTNLFCFGLGFSALTLARDLMAEGWTVAGTCRTPGKQAKLRTIGIDAHVFDGTAPLDADGESALARADHLLMSIPPSAEGDPVLMHAGQALDQAAGHIHWAGYLSTTGVYGDTGGAVVTEDSPLAPTSPRGEFRAAAEAAWRAFGRASGLPVHLFRLAGIYGPGRSVLDQLRQGTARRIDKPGHRFSRIHVADIGAVLRISMARPNPGSVYNVCDDEPAPQADVVAHGAMLLGLPAPDLLPFDAAAETMSPMARSFWRDNRVVSNARIKDDLGTVLSYPTYREGLAAILSVEN; translated from the coding sequence ATGACCAACCTGTTCTGTTTTGGATTGGGCTTCAGTGCCCTGACCTTGGCCCGTGACCTGATGGCCGAAGGCTGGACCGTGGCCGGAACCTGCCGCACCCCAGGCAAGCAGGCGAAGCTGCGGACAATCGGGATCGACGCCCATGTGTTCGACGGCACGGCCCCCCTGGACGCCGACGGAGAGAGCGCCCTGGCCCGTGCGGATCACCTGTTGATGTCCATCCCGCCCAGCGCCGAAGGCGATCCCGTGCTGATGCATGCCGGACAGGCCCTTGACCAGGCCGCCGGGCACATCCACTGGGCCGGATATCTCTCGACCACCGGGGTTTACGGCGACACCGGCGGCGCCGTTGTCACCGAGGACAGCCCCCTGGCCCCGACCTCGCCCCGGGGTGAATTCCGCGCCGCCGCCGAAGCCGCCTGGCGGGCGTTCGGCCGCGCATCGGGCCTGCCGGTCCACCTCTTCCGCCTGGCCGGGATCTACGGGCCTGGGCGCAGCGTGCTCGACCAGCTGCGCCAGGGTACGGCGCGGCGCATCGACAAGCCGGGACATCGGTTCTCCCGTATCCATGTCGCCGATATCGGGGCCGTGCTCCGCATCTCCATGGCGCGACCGAATCCGGGATCCGTCTACAACGTCTGTGACGACGAACCTGCGCCCCAGGCCGATGTGGTCGCACACGGCGCCATGCTGCTGGGCTTGCCCGCTCCCGACCTTCTGCCGTTCGACGCCGCGGCCGAGACCATGTCGCCCATGGCGCGAAGCTTCTGGCGCGACAACCGGGTGGTCAGCAACGCGCGCATCAAGGACGACCTGGGGACGGTGCTGTCCTATCCCACTTACCGCGAAGGGCTGGCCGCGATCCTGTCGGTGGAGAATTGA
- a CDS encoding tetratricopeptide repeat protein, with amino-acid sequence MPPISGFGYNQSKTVMPGGLPILRRHARRGLFVGLMLILTAAGSFSPAAAKDLLGQKPATSPGARSDAAQAAEYQRCMILARKRPQEGFETAIGWRSLGGGDAADHCAAVALIELEQYGEAAKRLERLAQISIEEPQVKAGLFDQAGQAWLLEGRPEDATRAFTSAIALRPGDPDLLVDRAQAWAARGDYDAADTDLSAALNLSPSRADAYALRASARRFLDRAVDALADANTALELDPANPEALLERGILRRLKGDDRGARADWMKILNAMPDSAAAGPARQNIENMDVKPDGAPPRR; translated from the coding sequence ATGCCCCCTATAAGCGGGTTCGGTTATAACCAGAGCAAGACCGTCATGCCAGGGGGCCTGCCCATTCTTCGTCGCCATGCCCGCCGCGGCCTGTTCGTGGGCCTGATGCTGATCCTGACCGCCGCCGGTTCTTTTTCGCCGGCGGCGGCCAAGGATCTGCTCGGCCAGAAGCCGGCGACCTCGCCCGGCGCAAGATCGGATGCGGCCCAGGCGGCGGAATATCAGCGCTGCATGATCCTGGCGCGCAAGCGGCCCCAGGAAGGGTTTGAAACGGCCATCGGCTGGCGTTCGTTGGGCGGCGGCGATGCCGCCGATCATTGCGCGGCCGTGGCCCTGATCGAACTTGAACAGTACGGCGAAGCGGCCAAACGCCTGGAACGCCTGGCCCAGATCTCCATCGAAGAGCCACAGGTCAAGGCCGGGCTGTTCGATCAGGCGGGTCAGGCTTGGTTGCTGGAAGGGCGGCCCGAGGACGCGACGCGGGCCTTCACCTCGGCCATCGCACTTCGGCCCGGCGATCCGGACCTGCTGGTCGATCGGGCCCAGGCCTGGGCGGCGCGGGGCGATTATGACGCGGCGGATACGGATCTGAGTGCGGCGCTCAACCTGTCACCGTCGCGCGCCGACGCCTATGCGCTCAGGGCCAGTGCCCGAAGATTCCTGGACCGGGCGGTCGATGCGCTGGCCGATGCCAACACGGCGTTGGAACTCGACCCCGCGAATCCGGAGGCTTTGTTGGAGCGCGGCATCTTGCGGCGGCTGAAGGGCGATGATCGAGGGGCCCGGGCGGATTGGATGAAAATCCTGAACGCCATGCCCGACAGCGCCGCGGCCGGACCGGCGCGCCAGAATATCGAAAACATGGACGTGAAACCCGACGGCGCGCCGCCGAGGCGTTAG
- a CDS encoding glutathione S-transferase family protein: MRTLYHLWMSPFCRKARIFLGEKRLEHELRIENIWERREEFLALNPAGNVPVLVEIDGTAISGADVICEFLDEVHDDPPLIGRTPVIRAEVRRLTNWFDEKFNREVTDNLVGEKLLKRFLGQGEPKGARIRAGHANIHMHLTYLSFLVERRRWLAGDDFSMADVAAAAHLSCVDYLGDVPWEDHPEARDWYARVKSRPSMRSVLSDRMPGFPPPRHYADLDF, translated from the coding sequence ATGCGCACGCTTTATCACCTGTGGATGTCGCCCTTTTGCCGCAAAGCCCGAATCTTCCTGGGCGAAAAGCGGCTTGAGCACGAACTTCGGATCGAGAATATCTGGGAGCGCCGCGAGGAGTTCCTGGCGCTCAACCCCGCGGGCAACGTGCCGGTGCTCGTCGAAATCGACGGCACGGCGATTTCCGGGGCGGACGTGATCTGCGAATTCCTGGATGAGGTCCACGACGACCCGCCCCTGATCGGACGCACGCCGGTGATCCGGGCCGAGGTCCGCCGCCTGACCAACTGGTTCGACGAGAAGTTCAATCGCGAAGTCACGGACAATCTGGTCGGCGAAAAGCTGCTGAAGCGGTTCCTCGGCCAGGGCGAGCCCAAGGGGGCCCGCATCCGCGCCGGGCACGCCAACATCCATATGCACCTGACCTATCTGTCGTTCCTGGTCGAGCGGCGGCGCTGGCTGGCCGGTGACGATTTTTCCATGGCCGACGTGGCGGCGGCGGCGCACCTGTCCTGCGTCGATTACTTGGGCGACGTGCCCTGGGAGGACCATCCGGAAGCCCGCGACTGGTACGCGCGGGTCAAGTCGCGGCCCAGCATGCGGTCCGTGCTGTCCGACCGCATGCCCGGCTTTCCCCCACCCCGCCATTACGCGGATCTGGATTTCTAA
- the msrP gene encoding protein-methionine-sulfoxide reductase catalytic subunit MsrP, with the protein MIIRQRPRHPIPSSEITPQDVFEDRRRVLKTLGFGGLAATMPMWLPAQADAAWRPAEGKALAGTPHPKYNAQVLGQEPTSFEAVSTYNNFYEFGTGKGDPADNAGSLKTTPWTIKVEGAVEKPGTYDIDDLIKAEDIEDRVYRFRCVEAWSMVVPWLGVPLAKVIQRLNPTSKAKYVYFETLFDPDQMPGQRRPYLEWPYKEGLRMDEAMNPLTLLAVGVHGQVMPNQNGAPIRLIVPWKYGFKSIKSIVLMRFVEKEPPTSWSIANGREYGFYSNVNPNVSHPRWSQATEKKIGVNNVFGLPIRQPTLMFNGYEDEVASLYAGMDLKKFF; encoded by the coding sequence ATGATTATTCGCCAGCGCCCCCGCCATCCCATCCCGTCCAGCGAGATCACGCCGCAAGACGTGTTCGAAGACCGCCGCAGGGTGCTCAAGACGCTTGGCTTCGGCGGCCTTGCGGCGACCATGCCCATGTGGTTGCCGGCCCAGGCCGACGCCGCCTGGCGCCCGGCCGAAGGCAAGGCCCTCGCCGGCACGCCCCATCCGAAATACAACGCCCAGGTCCTGGGCCAGGAACCGACGTCGTTCGAGGCCGTCAGCACCTACAACAATTTCTACGAATTCGGCACGGGCAAGGGCGACCCGGCGGACAACGCCGGCAGCCTCAAGACCACGCCCTGGACCATCAAGGTCGAGGGTGCGGTGGAAAAACCGGGCACCTACGACATCGACGACCTGATCAAGGCCGAGGACATCGAGGACCGGGTCTATCGTTTCCGTTGCGTCGAAGCCTGGTCCATGGTCGTGCCCTGGCTGGGCGTGCCGCTGGCCAAGGTGATCCAGCGCCTGAACCCCACGTCGAAGGCCAAGTACGTCTATTTCGAAACCCTGTTCGATCCGGATCAGATGCCGGGCCAGCGCCGGCCGTACTTGGAATGGCCTTACAAGGAAGGCCTGCGCATGGACGAGGCCATGAACCCGCTTACCCTGCTTGCGGTCGGCGTGCACGGCCAGGTCATGCCCAACCAGAACGGCGCCCCCATCCGCCTGATCGTGCCGTGGAAATACGGCTTCAAATCCATCAAGTCGATCGTGCTCATGCGCTTTGTCGAGAAGGAACCGCCGACGTCATGGTCGATCGCCAACGGCCGCGAATACGGTTTCTATTCCAACGTGAACCCCAACGTCAGCCATCCGCGCTGGAGCCAGGCCACGGAAAAGAAGATCGGCGTGAACAACGTATTCGGCCTGCCGATCCGCCAGCCGACCCTGATGTTCAACGGTTATGAGGACGAGGTCGCAAGCCTCTACGCGGGGATGGACCTCAAGAAATTCTTCTAA
- a CDS encoding protein-methionine-sulfoxide reductase heme-binding subunit MsrQ, giving the protein MNKETRLTWVIKPLVHVAALAPVGWLVWLGLTGQFGPNPAEFINRYTGDWAIRLLLIALAVTPVRGITGLALVMRFRRMLGLYAFFYALLHVSSYVALDQYFAWAAIWQDILKRNYITVGMLGLVILTALAVTSPKAMVKKLGGRNWQRLHKLVYLAAIAAPVHFFMMRKGFQIEPLVYGGIAGLLLAYRAAAWMKTRLRARTARADVQAA; this is encoded by the coding sequence ATGAACAAGGAAACCCGCCTTACCTGGGTCATCAAGCCTTTGGTCCACGTGGCCGCGCTGGCGCCGGTCGGGTGGCTGGTGTGGCTCGGCCTGACTGGCCAGTTCGGGCCGAACCCGGCGGAATTCATCAACCGCTATACGGGCGATTGGGCCATCCGCCTTCTGCTGATCGCCCTTGCCGTGACGCCGGTCCGGGGGATCACGGGCTTGGCCCTGGTCATGCGGTTTCGCCGCATGCTGGGGCTCTACGCGTTTTTCTATGCCTTGCTGCATGTCTCAAGCTACGTGGCGCTCGACCAGTATTTCGCCTGGGCCGCCATCTGGCAGGACATCCTGAAGCGCAATTACATCACCGTCGGCATGCTGGGATTGGTGATCCTGACGGCCCTCGCCGTCACGTCGCCCAAGGCCATGGTCAAGAAACTGGGTGGGCGCAACTGGCAGCGCCTGCACAAGCTGGTTTACCTCGCCGCCATCGCCGCCCCGGTCCACTTCTTCATGATGCGCAAGGGCTTTCAGATCGAACCCCTGGTCTACGGCGGCATCGCCGGCCTGTTGCTGGCCTATCGCGCCGCCGCCTGGATGAAGACGCGGCTGCGCGCGCGCACGGCCCGGGCGGACGTTCAGGCGGCCTGA
- a CDS encoding MBL fold metallo-hydrolase has protein sequence MLRHDILARVCLLAAGLAFAAGPAAAGAGHSHNTDVAQAKAPEITIGAKPVAGKIIMLMGVGGFSGGNVAVLPGPDGLLIVDDKLEAFSEKLVAALKPFGGGMPRFVLNTHWHFDHTGGNKRFAEAVIIAHDNVRKHMAVDQEFKALGKTIPASPPEALPDVTYNDRMTVHFNGEEIQLLHLPGGHTDGDTVVYFKTSNVLHLGDLFFNGMFPFVDVAHGGNALALARNIRDITGRFPADAKIIPGHGPLATMADLEAYLDMLTSTTLFVQSAAMEGKDLKTIQAQGFPEQWKKWEWPFISQAMWIELIHQSLNK, from the coding sequence ATGCTGAGGCACGATATCCTTGCGCGCGTCTGTCTGCTGGCCGCCGGGTTGGCGTTCGCCGCCGGGCCCGCCGCGGCCGGGGCGGGGCACAGCCACAATACCGATGTGGCGCAGGCAAAGGCCCCGGAAATCACCATCGGCGCCAAGCCCGTCGCGGGCAAGATCATCATGCTGATGGGCGTCGGCGGATTTTCCGGCGGCAATGTCGCGGTGTTGCCCGGGCCGGACGGTCTGCTGATCGTCGACGACAAGCTGGAGGCCTTTTCGGAGAAGCTGGTGGCGGCGCTCAAGCCGTTCGGCGGCGGAATGCCCCGGTTCGTGCTCAACACCCATTGGCATTTCGATCATACGGGCGGCAACAAGCGTTTCGCCGAGGCGGTGATCATTGCCCACGACAACGTGCGCAAGCACATGGCCGTGGATCAGGAGTTCAAGGCCCTGGGCAAGACGATCCCCGCCTCGCCGCCCGAAGCCCTGCCCGACGTCACCTACAACGATCGTATGACGGTTCATTTCAACGGCGAGGAAATCCAGCTTCTCCACCTGCCGGGCGGCCATACGGACGGCGACACGGTGGTCTATTTCAAGACGTCCAACGTCCTGCATCTGGGCGATCTGTTCTTCAACGGCATGTTCCCCTTCGTCGATGTGGCCCACGGTGGCAACGCGCTCGCCCTGGCCCGCAACATCCGCGACATCACCGGGCGGTTTCCCGCCGACGCCAAGATCATCCCCGGCCACGGACCGCTGGCGACCATGGCCGATCTCGAGGCCTATCTGGACATGCTGACGTCGACCACGCTGTTCGTGCAAAGCGCGGCCATGGAAGGCAAGGACCTGAAGACCATTCAGGCCCAGGGCTTTCCCGAACAATGGAAGAAATGGGAATGGCCGTTCATTTCCCAGGCCATGTGGATCGAGTTGATCCACCAAAGTCTGAACAAGTGA